The following nucleotide sequence is from Acidobacteriota bacterium.
GGGTGGGTGGGCAGCTGGGGGATCTGGCCATCAGCTTCATCAAGCGGGATCTGGGTACCAAGGATATGGGCACGCTATTGCCGGGACATGGCGGCATTCTGGATCGCATCGACAGCCTGATCTTCGTTGCCCCGCTGCTGTTCCACATGATCCGCTGGTTCCACGGGCTTCGATGACGATCTACGACCTGAAGCCGGCGTTCCAGAATCTGCTGCGGCCGATCTGTCGCGGATTGGCCGGTATCGGTGTGACCGCCAACCACGTGACTGTCGCGGCGATCGTTCTCTCGGGTCTCCTCGGCGGCTCGATCGCGTTGTTTCCGACCGTCCGCTGGCCGTTGTGGCTGTTGCCGGTCGGCCTGCTGGTGCGGATGGCGCTGAACGCCATCGACGGCATGCTGGCCCGCGAGCATCAGATGCAGAGTCCGCTGGGTGGAATCCTGAACGAACTGGGGGACGTGATCTCCGACGGCATGATCTATCTCTCGCTGGCGTTTGTGCCGGGGATTCCCGCCGTGTGGGTTGTCGTGATGACGACGCTGGCCGTAATCAGCGAGATGGCCGGTGTGGTGGCGGTGCAGATCGGTGCCGGCCGTCGGTATGACGGGCCGATGGGGAAGAGCGATCGTGCGTTCCTCATCGGACTGCTGGCGTTGCTGCTGGGTGTGGGCGTATCGCCCGGTCGTTGGGTCGACTATCTCCTGATCGCCATGACGCTGTTGCTCCTGGTCACCATCGTTAATCGATGTCGGCGCGCGTTGGCGGAACTGCGTTGAGCCCCACACGGGTCGCGGCGATCTGGGGCTTCGCCGAGGCGACCCTGTGGTTCGTCGTTCCCGACGTCCTCCTGAGTTGGTACGCCCTCGATCGATCGACACGTGGGTATCGCGCCAGTGGGGCGGCGGTGCTCGGCGCGATGGTCGGTGGGGTCGTGATGTGGCTGTGGGGGCAGGCAGGCAGTGGCGCCGCGTACGGCGTGCTGGACGCCATTCCGGGAATCCAGAAGGAGCTGATCGAGAGTGTTCGCCATGCGGTATCCAGCGAGGGTCTCTCCTCGATGGTGCTGGGTGGGTTTCGCGGGGTGCCGTACAAGATCTACGCCGTGGCCTGGGGCGAGCTAGGCGGCAACCTGGCGGCGTTTGTTGTGCTGACCGTGCCGGCAAGGGCGATCCGCTTCCTGTTGGTCACCTTCATCGCCGGTGCGATTTGCAAGGGGCCGTTGAAGGAGATGACGCTTCGTCGTCGTCGGATGGTGCACGTCGGCTTCTGGTTCGTGTTCTACGTCGGCTACTTCGTCGTGATGGGCTGATCCTGCAACCGTTCTCGAAGCCAGTCCGCGACGACCGGTCGAATGTCATCCCGTAACTCGAACAGCCACAGGGCATGAACCTTTCCCGGGTAGATCTTGAGTTCATGTTCCCCGGAGGTGTCCGTCACCAGTCGTTTCGCCGTCGCCGCTGCGTCGTAACGAGCCAGCTCGTTGTCGCTGGCGATGAACAGTCCCGATGGCAGCGGTTGCCGTTGTTCGTGAATCTCGAGATATCGATAGGCCGATGCCGTCGCGGACAGCGAGACGACGGTGCGAACGTTCCACTCCTGACTCATCAACCCGGACGTGGACAGGTTGGCACCGAAAGAGCTCCCCACCAATCCGACTCGGTCGATGTCGACACCCTTCTTCGTCGCCAGCCACTTAAGCGCCGCCTCGATGTCGCGGTAGGCGAGGGTCGGGTCCTTCTTGAGAGCCTCGGCATCGCCGGACCCCGACTTGCCGCGGCCGCGGATGTCGATGGCGAGGAAGTGGTATTCGTCTTTCGCCATGTAGGACAGAAACCCCGACTCGACCCAACGCTCCTTGTGCATTCCCCAACCGTGAAGCAACAGCAACGCCGGTCGCTTGACCGTCACGTCCTCCGGCGGCAGGTAGATCGCCGCCAACCGGACCTTGTCGCTTGTTGTTAGATGAACCTTCTTGATTCGATCCAGCGCGTAACGGGGCGTCCCTGACTCGGAAAGGGCGGGAGTGACCCACAGCCCGATCCAGGTCACGATCGCCACGACCCAGATCAGGCGTCTACGAAACAATGGGCTCAATCGCGACGATGCCATGCAGAGACCCTTACGACGGGTCGTCGGGGAGACGACGGCTGAGCAGGTGGACGGTCGCACCGACGGCCATCAGG
It contains:
- a CDS encoding CDP-alcohol phosphatidyltransferase family protein — encoded protein: MTIYDLKPAFQNLLRPICRGLAGIGVTANHVTVAAIVLSGLLGGSIALFPTVRWPLWLLPVGLLVRMALNAIDGMLAREHQMQSPLGGILNELGDVISDGMIYLSLAFVPGIPAVWVVVMTTLAVISEMAGVVAVQIGAGRRYDGPMGKSDRAFLIGLLALLLGVGVSPGRWVDYLLIAMTLLLLVTIVNRCRRALAELR
- a CDS encoding alpha/beta hydrolase, encoding MFRRRLIWVVAIVTWIGLWVTPALSESGTPRYALDRIKKVHLTTSDKVRLAAIYLPPEDVTVKRPALLLLHGWGMHKERWVESGFLSYMAKDEYHFLAIDIRGRGKSGSGDAEALKKDPTLAYRDIEAALKWLATKKGVDIDRVGLVGSSFGANLSTSGLMSQEWNVRTVVSLSATASAYRYLEIHEQRQPLPSGLFIASDNELARYDAAATAKRLVTDTSGEHELKIYPGKVHALWLFELRDDIRPVVADWLRERLQDQPITTK